A single region of the Vicia villosa cultivar HV-30 ecotype Madison, WI linkage group LG4, Vvil1.0, whole genome shotgun sequence genome encodes:
- the LOC131598211 gene encoding uncharacterized protein LOC131598211: MKTYLPGMIIDLETLPAFSNEGSQLGDKMIFHRLFWAFQPCIHGFAYCKPIVQVDGTWLYGRYKGTLLMAVAQNGNGNIFTIAFAIVEGETKDAWSFFLRNLRIHVTPQPNLCLISDRHPSIKGAYDDPANGWQNPPSSHVYCIRHIAQNFMRAIRDKELRKKLVNMGYALTESTYNYYRTEIRQTNRDAMEWIENIPREKWARAFDRGQRWGHMTTNLAEAMNSVLKATRNLPIASLFSATYFRMGALFGQRGHEWTKRLTSGQTFTDKCIKGMTEEVNKASSHNVYQFDRERFYFMVAERINRNDGRPTGTYGVDLRKRTCDCGKFQAFHLPCSHVIAACESIRQDYTIHIPDVFKIQHVFKVYQQSFQILPHQDNWPQYRGPTLCHDETMRRKKRGRPNSTRIRTEMDDVEKEKRMCGICREVCHIRSKCPNVSGPSNRPP, translated from the exons ATGAAAACATATCTGCCTGGAATGATAATAGACTTGGAAACTTTACCTGCATTTTCAAACGAAGGAAGTCAGTTGGGTGATAAGATGATATTCCATCGTCTATTTTGGGCTTTTCAaccttgcatccatggttttgccTATTGCAAGCCAATTGTTCAAGTCGACGGAACATGGTTGTATGGAAGGTACAAAGGGACATTGTTGATGGCTGTGGCGCAGAATGGGAATGGTAACATTTTTACAATTGCTTTCGCTATTGTCGAGGGTGAAACCAAGGATGCTTGGAGTTTTTTCCTTCGTAATCTAAGAATCCATGTGACACCCCAACCCAATCTATGCCTAATATCAGACAGACATCCATCGATTAAAGGTGCCTACGATGATCCTGCAAATGGATGGCAAAATCCTCCGTCATCACATGTCTATTGCATAAGGCATATCGCGCAAAATTTTATGCGTGCGATTAGAGACAAAGAACTACGTAAAAAACTCGTCAACATGG GATATGCATTGACGGAGTCAACGTACAATTACTATAGAACCGAAATTCGTCAGACAAATAGAGATGctatggagtggattgaaaatatCCCCAGGGAGAAGTGGGCAAGGGCGTTTGATAGAGGGCAACGATGGGGACACATGACGACTAACCTTGCAGAAGCAATGAACTCTGTGCTAAAGGCTACCAGAAATCTTCCAATAGCGTCTTTGTTTTCGGCCACATATTTTCGGATGGGAGCATTATTTGGTCAACGCGGACATGAATGGACAAAGAGGTTGACATCAGGCCAGACTTTTACAGACAAGTGTATCAAGGGGATGACTGAAGAGGTCAACAAAGCAAGCAGTCATAATGTTTACCAGTTTGACCGGGAGAGGTTCTATTTTATGGTGGCCGAAAGAATAAACCGCAACGATGGTCGTCCAACTGGTACTTACGGTGTTGATCTACGAAAGCGAACATGTGATTGTGGAAAATTTCAAGCGTTCCATTTGCCTTGCTCACATGTGATTGCAGCATGTGAAAGTATACGCCAAGACTACACCATTCACATACCCGACGTGTTCAAGATACAACATGTTTTTAAAGTCTACCAACAAAGCTTCCAGATCCTCCCACATCAAGACAATTGGCCTCAATATAGAGGGCCTACTCTTTGTCATGACGAAACTATGCGTAGGAAAAAAAGAGGCCGCCCTAACAGTACTCGGATTCGAACCGAAATGGACGACgtggaaaaggaaaagagaatgtGTGGGATATGCCGTGAAGTTTGCCATATCCGAAGTAAATGTCCAAATGTATCAGGCCCGTCCAATAGGCCTCCTTAA